One window from the genome of Pedobacter schmidteae encodes:
- a CDS encoding O-methyltransferase: MSLINDDMQQLLLNYCEPESALLQRIDRETNLKVLMPRMLSGHYQGRVLSMLSKMIGPSRILEIGTFTGYATLCLAEGLTDEGLLYTLDINEELEEMVRNNFAASDYNSQIKYILGDANETINALDEVFDLVFIDADKKNNGTYYDLIFDRVRKGGLIIVDNVLWSGKVLNSNPDKDTKNITTFNDKILADSRVEKLILPVRDGLFIIRKK; encoded by the coding sequence ATGAGTTTAATTAATGACGACATGCAGCAATTGCTGCTCAATTATTGCGAACCGGAAAGTGCTTTATTGCAAAGGATAGACCGGGAAACGAATTTGAAAGTATTGATGCCAAGAATGCTTTCGGGCCATTATCAGGGCCGTGTGCTGAGCATGCTTAGCAAAATGATCGGCCCTTCAAGGATCCTGGAGATCGGCACATTTACCGGCTATGCTACCCTTTGTCTGGCCGAAGGCCTGACCGATGAGGGCCTGCTCTACACACTCGACATCAACGAAGAACTGGAAGAAATGGTGCGCAACAATTTTGCCGCATCAGACTACAATAGCCAGATCAAATACATTTTGGGCGATGCCAACGAAACAATCAATGCCCTGGATGAAGTGTTTGACCTTGTTTTTATTGATGCAGATAAAAAAAACAACGGAACTTATTACGACCTTATTTTTGACAGGGTACGCAAGGGCGGTTTGATCATTGTGGATAATGTACTGTGGAGTGGAAAAGTACTGAACAGTAACCCCGACAAGGACACCAAAAATATCACTACATTTAACGATAAGATTTTGGCAGACAGCAGGGTAGAGAAACTCATCCTTCCTGTTAGAGATGGTCTGTTTATCATCAGAAAAAAATAA
- the ruvX gene encoding Holliday junction resolvase RuvX, whose protein sequence is MPRIIAFDYGTKRIGIAVTDPLQIIATGLDTIHPKDIMEYLKKYLLTEEVEAFVLGDPKQMDGSPSDSAQHVKGFAKTLKKTFPDIPQHWIDERFTSKIAHETIMQSGLKKQDRKNKERVDTISATIILQYFMEQHRL, encoded by the coding sequence ATGCCACGGATTATTGCTTTTGATTATGGAACCAAACGTATCGGCATTGCCGTTACCGATCCATTACAGATTATTGCTACCGGACTGGACACCATACATCCCAAGGATATTATGGAATACCTGAAAAAGTACCTGTTAACCGAAGAGGTAGAGGCCTTTGTTTTGGGCGATCCCAAACAGATGGATGGCAGTCCGTCCGACTCTGCACAGCATGTAAAAGGATTTGCCAAAACTTTAAAAAAAACCTTCCCCGACATTCCTCAACACTGGATAGATGAACGTTTCACCTCCAAAATTGCGCATGAAACTATTATGCAAAGCGGATTAAAAAAACAGGACAGGAAAAATAAAGAAAGGGTAGATACCATATCTGCAACCATCATTTTACAATATTTTATGGAGCAACATCGTTTATAA
- a CDS encoding ATP-binding protein: MQFKEIIGQENIKQQLVQTVAENRISHAQLFLSSDGSGALPLAIAYAQYINCLDKQADDSCGVCSSCRKYERYIHPDLHFSYPFFASKDVRTAVDVLEEWRSMLLADAYFDMDIWRSKLSAENKQANINIAECHDIIKKLSYKAFEAQTKVLIMWLPEYLDKEGNALLKIIEEPPQNTLFILVANNQEQILSTLLSRTQIVKIPKLPHATVESYLMDGHGLPENQATEYSFLADGNLIEAKLLVANTHNDNADKFAEWLRMGYGNRVLDLTIFVEQIAGWGRENQKNFLKYGISFLRECSLLLSGADELVKLPARALETAKKLSVHVLDLNMADAIIAELEKAHYHIERNANPKILFLDVSLQLVKIIKFKTLPKGTQYIYS, encoded by the coding sequence ATGCAGTTTAAAGAAATCATCGGTCAGGAAAATATAAAGCAGCAATTGGTACAAACCGTTGCAGAGAACAGGATTAGTCATGCCCAGTTGTTTCTGTCGAGCGATGGCAGTGGTGCTTTGCCATTGGCAATTGCGTATGCGCAGTACATCAATTGTCTGGATAAACAGGCCGATGATAGCTGTGGGGTATGCTCATCCTGCCGTAAATATGAACGATACATTCATCCCGATCTGCATTTTTCTTATCCTTTTTTTGCATCAAAGGATGTGAGAACGGCGGTTGATGTACTGGAAGAATGGAGAAGCATGCTGCTGGCTGATGCCTATTTTGATATGGACATCTGGCGGTCTAAATTGAGCGCCGAAAATAAGCAAGCCAATATCAATATTGCTGAATGCCACGATATCATTAAAAAACTAAGCTATAAAGCATTTGAAGCACAAACCAAGGTGCTGATCATGTGGTTGCCGGAGTACCTGGATAAAGAAGGCAATGCCTTGCTAAAGATCATTGAAGAACCTCCTCAAAATACGTTGTTTATATTGGTGGCCAATAATCAGGAGCAAATCCTATCTACACTGTTATCGCGGACACAGATTGTTAAAATACCAAAACTTCCGCATGCCACGGTAGAAAGTTATCTGATGGACGGGCATGGCTTGCCCGAAAACCAGGCTACTGAATACAGCTTTCTGGCTGATGGCAACTTGATTGAGGCTAAATTGCTGGTGGCCAATACACACAATGACAATGCCGACAAATTTGCCGAGTGGTTGCGCATGGGCTATGGCAACCGGGTGTTGGATTTGACTATTTTTGTAGAGCAGATAGCGGGTTGGGGAAGAGAAAATCAAAAGAATTTTTTAAAATACGGAATCAGTTTTTTGCGCGAATGCAGCTTATTGTTGAGCGGGGCCGATGAACTGGTGAAATTGCCGGCAAGGGCACTGGAAACAGCCAAAAAGCTGTCGGTGCATGTGCTGGATTTGAACATGGCGGATGCCATTATTGCAGAATTGGAAAAGGCACATTATCACATTGAACGAAATGCGAATCCTAAAATTCTGTTTTTAGATGTATCTTTACAATTGGTAAAAATAATTAAGTTTAAAACGCTCCCGAAAGGGACTCAATATATATACAGTTAG
- a CDS encoding glucosaminidase domain-containing protein — MIRTALYIGLFLSCFSLSSKAQRTEDYINAYAEHAQALMREYKIPASIILAVAIHESAAGTSKIARYLNNHFGIKGDNSNTEIRSSYKDYPSVNESYDHFLEFLKSRVSFNRLFEKYDQYDYRNWARGIQRGGYARSRSWASQVIGIIKKNNLTQYDERPDDYNEPPAPESSSSKPRKSTAKTYTVKRGDNLHNIAKARRTTPAAIMKKNGLKSHALKPGQKLKL; from the coding sequence ATGATTAGAACAGCATTGTATATCGGCTTATTTCTAAGCTGCTTTAGTTTGAGCAGCAAAGCACAACGCACCGAAGATTATATTAATGCTTATGCCGAACATGCCCAGGCACTGATGCGGGAATATAAAATCCCTGCCAGTATCATTCTGGCAGTTGCCATCCACGAATCGGCCGCCGGAACCAGTAAAATAGCCCGATACCTGAACAATCATTTTGGCATTAAAGGGGATAACAGCAATACGGAAATCCGGTCCTCTTATAAAGACTATCCATCCGTCAATGAGTCGTACGACCACTTTCTGGAATTTTTAAAAAGCAGGGTTTCCTTTAACCGGCTTTTCGAAAAATACGATCAATATGATTACAGAAACTGGGCAAGGGGCATTCAACGTGGTGGATATGCCCGGAGCAGGTCATGGGCTTCGCAGGTAATTGGCATCATAAAAAAGAACAATTTAACACAGTACGACGAACGACCGGACGATTATAATGAGCCCCCGGCGCCTGAGTCTTCTTCATCAAAACCCAGAAAGTCAACTGCCAAAACCTATACTGTAAAACGTGGAGACAACCTGCACAATATTGCCAAAGCACGACGTACAACTCCCGCAGCCATCATGAAAAAGAACGGATTAAAAAGCCATGCTTTAAAACCCGGA
- a CDS encoding regulatory iron-sulfur-containing complex subunit RicT: MGCGSCSTGGGCAPAGCKSNGSCATGGCGKMEVYDWLSNLDMPSNYKPFQVIEVKFKGARKEFFVNNDNIYLEIGELVAVEGPTGGYDVGHVSLTGELVRIQMKRRKTTVEQVTRKIYRKATEADVEKWKVAKSMEWETMHKARTLALDLRLSMKISDVDYQGDKTKATFFYTAEGRVDFRELIKKMAETFRIRIEMRQIGMRQEAGRLGGIGSCGRELCCSTWLTNFKTVSTAAARYQNLSLNTLKLAGQCGKLKCCLNYELDTYLDALKDIPDRVDSLQTEIGVARHQKTDIFKKLMWFSYPNTEDWIPLKVDRVKEIMAMNKRGQKPINLKEEAVELVAAAVLDKSPDYENVVGQDSLTRLDDKPRNKGNRNNNNRNNNRNKNNADRNDRTDRPERTDRPERTDKGERGGKPQQQAKNRQDAGRKENAGGQQHGQGKPKGQQQGPKQGQGGNQPKSEQAKGEQQVQTQGTPQPQGEGKPSGNRNNRNRNNRRKKQADKPKNEE, translated from the coding sequence ATGGGATGTGGAAGTTGTTCTACAGGTGGCGGTTGCGCCCCCGCAGGCTGCAAAAGTAATGGCTCATGTGCCACCGGCGGATGCGGAAAAATGGAAGTTTACGATTGGCTGTCCAACTTGGATATGCCCTCAAATTATAAACCTTTTCAGGTAATAGAAGTTAAATTTAAAGGTGCAAGGAAAGAGTTCTTTGTCAATAATGACAACATTTACCTTGAAATAGGCGAACTGGTTGCAGTTGAAGGGCCAACCGGCGGTTACGATGTGGGCCATGTTTCCTTAACCGGCGAATTGGTCCGGATACAGATGAAACGCAGAAAAACCACTGTTGAGCAGGTCACCCGGAAAATCTACAGAAAAGCAACTGAAGCTGATGTAGAGAAATGGAAAGTAGCCAAATCAATGGAGTGGGAAACCATGCACAAAGCACGTACACTGGCATTGGATCTGCGTTTGTCGATGAAAATCAGCGACGTAGATTATCAGGGCGATAAAACCAAAGCTACCTTCTTTTATACTGCCGAAGGCAGGGTAGATTTTAGGGAGCTGATAAAAAAGATGGCCGAAACTTTCCGTATCAGGATTGAAATGAGGCAAATCGGGATGCGTCAGGAAGCAGGCCGGTTGGGTGGAATCGGATCATGTGGAAGAGAACTGTGCTGCTCTACCTGGTTAACAAACTTCAAAACGGTATCCACTGCTGCGGCAAGATACCAGAATTTATCACTGAACACGTTGAAGCTGGCCGGACAATGCGGTAAGTTGAAATGCTGTTTAAACTACGAGCTGGATACCTACCTGGATGCGCTGAAGGATATTCCTGATCGCGTAGATAGCTTGCAAACCGAAATAGGTGTAGCCAGGCACCAGAAAACAGATATTTTTAAGAAACTAATGTGGTTTAGTTATCCAAATACGGAAGATTGGATCCCGCTAAAGGTCGACCGTGTGAAAGAAATCATGGCGATGAACAAAAGGGGACAGAAACCAATTAACCTTAAAGAGGAAGCAGTAGAACTGGTTGCCGCTGCGGTGTTGGACAAGAGCCCTGATTATGAGAACGTAGTTGGACAAGACAGCTTAACACGTTTGGATGATAAACCAAGAAACAAAGGCAACAGGAACAACAATAACCGCAACAATAATCGCAATAAAAATAACGCGGATAGAAACGATCGTACGGACAGACCAGAGCGTACCGATAGACCAGAAAGGACTGATAAGGGCGAAAGAGGTGGCAAACCTCAGCAGCAAGCTAAAAATAGGCAGGATGCAGGGCGTAAGGAAAATGCCGGGGGCCAGCAGCACGGTCAGGGCAAGCCTAAAGGACAGCAGCAGGGACCAAAACAAGGTCAGGGCGGCAATCAACCTAAGAGCGAGCAAGCTAAAGGAGAACAGCAGGTTCAGACCCAGGGCACACCGCAACCGCAGGGTGAAGGTAAACCTTCGGGGAACAGAAATAACCGCAATAGAAACAACCGTAGAAAAAAGCAAGCTGATAAGCCTAAAAATGAAGAATAA